The DNA segment AGTCGCGTGTACAATGTTGTGTTTAGATTTCTCAACTCAATCAGTTCAAGAGCGACGGTGATTTGCACGTCAGCTTGAGCGACTGGTTAGGTGGCAGACGGTGTTATTTCTTTTTACGTTTCTTCCACAATTTATATTTTTTAATGTCTTCACCAATCGATTTTAATACCCACATTATTACAGCGGCATCATCAATTAAACCACCAGGTAAAAAATCTGGAATTAAATCTATTGGCGTAATCAAATACACCAATGCGACTATAATTAGTATTAAAGTCTTTGTTGGTATTGTCGTGTATTTACCCGAATACCACGCCTTCAGTATTTCCAGTAACAATTTTAAATCTTTGAGAAAAGATTTCACTTCAATCGGATATTTTTGTGTGTAACTACCAACGGCTGCCAAAAGTCTTTTAATCTTTTTAGGATTTGAAAGATAATCAGTCGCTTGTTTATAATACCTTGTTAATCCTGTTGGTTTCGCCATAACTACTTCTTTAAATAAAATGAAATACCTGTTACTGCCACCTAACGGACTGGAGCTAAGCTGCGTGGCGATGTTGTACCGCGGACGCAACGTTGATTAATTTTCCGATCACTATCGATGACGTATGTTGTGTTGAACTTTTTCAACTTTGAATAACAAATTTGCGGCCGCGATCGCCACGTCGGCTTGAGCGACTGGTTAGAACACACGCGGTAGAATATTAGATTAACAAATCTTCTTACCGGATTTCCCACGGTTTCCCATTAATTTGGAGTGGATACTTTAAATACAAACCTATTTCTTTAATACTTGATTTTTCTTTTCGTGAGGTGTACTCATAATATGGAAATAGGTAAAATCCTATAAATGGAGTTACGCTCAAACCAATATCTGTTTCTCCATTCTCCAAAATCCAAGTGGGGCCGACAGATAAGCCAACCGATGTTGAAGTAGAGCTACCTTGAGCTCCCAAGTGGATTTTCTTTCTACCATTCCAGTAATTGATATCCAAAACAATGCCATATAAAGCACTTTTACTACCTTCTCCTGTAAGACTAACTTCGAAACCATATGTGAAACCACCATTTTCAGAGAATATATATCCTAATTTAATCCCGGGATTCAACCATATACGTGATTGTGAAAAAAGTTTATTTGAATTGAAAAACATCGTTGTAATAAAAATAAAGAAGATGGATATAAGTTTCATCTTATCCTCACGATCAATGCAAACAACTACGAATTAAATATTTCGTGTGTTCTAACGGACTGGAGCTAACCTGCGTGGTAACGTTTTTACGCGGACGCAAGCTTGATTGATTAATTTAAAACCATTTCTGTCGTATGTTGTGCTTAGATATTTCAACATTGAATACAAAAATTGCGGCCGCGGTTACCACGTCAGGTTGAGCGACTGGTTAGGCAGCGCGTATTAAGTATGATCCTCGATTTCGACTGATAGATTAAGTATGCGATAAATAGCATCCATTAATTGCATGGCATCATTATGAACTTTCTTGATTGAATTGAACCCGCAGGAATAAATGGTAATTGAATCTCCATCTGTTAATAATACCTTCATCTTGCCAGTGAATGTGTAGTAATTAATCGCAGATATAGAGAATACTACATTACTTATCGATTCCTTATCAATAGTTGTATTAGAAGAATACTCCTTAAATATTTCTTTTGTCTCAACAACAATCTGATCATTCTCTATTGTTATAGAGATTGGGGCAGTTTCGTTAAAGGACCAAGTAACCATGACCATGACAAACATGGAAATGATTGATACAATAATCATGATTTCATGGTAATCAGAAAGAATGAGTCCCCATATCAACCCAGGTATAATTATCACGAATCCAATCCACCAGTAGTTTTCGGATTCATCCAAAAGAGCCATGAATTTTGTCTTGGTGTCTTCGTAGACTACATATTTTTGCATATCAATATCTGTAGAGTGTTTATTTCGCGCTGCCTAACGGACTGGAGCTAAGCCGCGTTGTAACGTTCCAGCGCGCCGCGATTGATTATTAATTTGCTGATAACTATTTCTATCGTAAGTTGTCATTTGAGAACTCAACACTCGCAACTCAAGCGCGGGCGCGGTTACAACGTCGGCTTGAGCGACTGGTTAGCCCGCAATGGAAATTAAATCGCAGACTGTTTTGACTTTGTACGACATCTTTAAAGAACACAACTATTTAATTTACAGAAATTGTTGGCGGTTGGTGTAGCCATGTTAAATTGAACAACAACTTTTGAATGTTAAAGAACGATTTGTTTCTATTTCTTGTTGCTTAAACAAAACTCGATTTATAAACCTCGCTCGCCCCATATTTTACTTTTGCCGCCAACAATTGCGGGCTAACGGACTGGAGCTAACCTGCGTGGTAACGTTTTTACGCGGACGCAAGCTTGATTAATTTGCTGATAACTATCGCTACCGTATGTTGTGTTTAGAAATTTCAACATTGAATACAAAAATTGCGGCCGCGGTTACCACGTCAGGTTGAGCGACTGGTTAGCCTGCACATCTATTTTAAATTATAACTTTTCAATTCCATCACTGCTAATAAATATGGTATTCGTGTTGATGTAGAGAAACCATACGCTTCAATTTTTGCAACACCTTTCTCAGAAACATAAGCAATCTCATAACCAATTGTGAGTACTGATGGGATATTCATGCTATCAATTCCATATATATTTTTATTGGTAACATATTTATAACAGTTAAATTCTCCAGCTACTACGAGAATATTGCTGTTTATCGATTCAATGGTAGTCGTATCATAGGTTGTTTGATTAAATACTGATGGGAATAAATATTTCGAATTTACTGAAGCAGGATATTTATAGGTCAACAATAGAGACTCTCTAATAATAGAGCCAGAATCTCTATGTGAGTATACTTCATAATAACCGTCATTTTTTTCAATTGCCAACTTCGATATACTATTTGAGGCTTTTGCAGTATCCTCATTAATAATATAGAATTGGTCAGTTGCAATCATTGTATCGCGCAATATCCTTCTATAATAATTATACGATTCAGTGACATTTCCATTCTTATTATATATCCTAAAATTATAAGTCCATGAATTACCGATTGATAGATTCATCCGTGGTACAGCTGCCGGACCACTTCGAATATCTACAACATTTTCTTTACAACTCTGCAAGAACATTACAACAAGTATTGAAACAAAAATCACTTTTTTCATATTATTGGAATAGCTGATTGTGCAGGCTAACGGACTGGAGCTAAGTTGCGTGGTAACGTTTTTACGCGAACGCGACCTTGATTAATTTGCTGATAACTGTTTGAATCGTATGTTGTGCTTAAATATTTCAACTTGGAATACAAAAATCGCGTTCGCGGTTACCACGTCAACTTGAGCGACTGGTTAGGGCGCCTTACGATAAAAACGTCCTTGGTACAGAGAATATATTTCTGTAAAGTTAGCGCTTGTATCATTGGGATCATTATAATTATCAATTGTTATTTCATACGAACCTGGTTCGATTTCTTTTTTAGATTTAATATTCTTTATCACTGTTTCTGAATATGGACCATTTCTGTCTATAACCTCGATATTACCTTCCAAATTCAACGATAGTAAATATCCCTCCTGATAAGCATCGGGATAATATGAAATAAACACTAAAATTAGATTTTTTGAGATCCGATGATATAGATAATTGTTTATTGGTTTTACCTTATTTGATTTTATGTCAAATAAAGATTTGGCTTTGCCATATCCTTTCGATTCTAAAAAAATAGATATTTTTTTATCAGTCAGAATCTTAAACCCTATATTTGAGTATCTTTTGGATTGACTTTCCGATATTGTTAATAAAAAAAGTATGCTAATTACTATTCGTATCATATTTTTAGGCGCCCTAACGGACTGGAGCTAACCTGCGTGGTAACGTTTTTACGCGGACGCAATGCCGATTAACTCGCCGATTACTAAATATGTTGTATGT comes from the Bacteroidota bacterium genome and includes:
- a CDS encoding DUF1232 domain-containing protein, translated to MAKPTGLTRYYKQATDYLSNPKKIKRLLAAVGSYTQKYPIEVKSFLKDLKLLLEILKAWYSGKYTTIPTKTLILIIVALVYLITPIDLIPDFLPGGLIDDAAVIMWVLKSIGEDIKKYKLWKKRKKK